In Primulina eburnea isolate SZY01 chromosome 5, ASM2296580v1, whole genome shotgun sequence, a single window of DNA contains:
- the LOC140831756 gene encoding probable pectinesterase 29 has product MRKLLGERTIYVDPSSHSCFTTIQAAIDSVPSNNKDWILISIKTGTYNEQVVIPGDKPFIHLKGEGMGRTNVVWEAHQYMLNTSTFGSIADNIVVSGITFVNSYNYPPNENKNPVKPAVAAMISGDKSAFYECSFLGYQDTLLDDKGRHYFKRCKIEGSTDFIFGSGQSIYEQCVISVNGGVANPDSISYIAANARSSEDDKSGFVFKRCNVTGTGTTYLGRAWKSYSRVIYSNSFLSDNVIPQGWDAWDFVGHRNRLTFAEYECNGSGSDKSNRVKWEKNLSPMEFLSFTSNAYIDTDGWIQKLPFNVLD; this is encoded by the exons ATGAGGAAATTATTGGGTGAAAGAACAATTTACGTGGATCCATCGAGCCATTCATGCTTTACAACTATCCAAGCAGCCATCGATTCCGTCCCATCGAACAATAAGGATTGGATTTTGATCTCCATCAAGACTGGAACATACAA TGAACAAGTTGTAATTCCGGGTGACAAACCATTTATCCATCTGAAAGGAGAAGGAATGGGGAGAACCAATGTCGTGTGGGAAGCTCATCAATATATGTTGAACACTTCAACTTTTGGCTCCATTGCCGATAACATTGTGGTTTCCGGGATTACTTTTGTG AATTCTTACAATTACCCACCGAACGAGAATAAGAATCCGGTGAAGCCTGCGGTGGCGGCTATGATCTCCGGCGACAAATCCGCCTTTTACGAGTGTAGTTTCTTGGGGTACCAAGACACCTTGTTGGATGATAAGGGAAGACATTATTTCAAGCGTTGCAAGATTGAAGGATCCACTGATTTCATCTTTGGAAGTGGTCAATCCATTTATGag CAATGTGTGATATCAGTGAATGGAGGAGTTGCAAACCCCGATTCAATAAGTTACATAGCCGCAAATGCGAGATCAAGTGAAGATGATAAAAGTGGATTCGTGTTCAAACGTTGTAATGTGACAGGAACTGGTACAACATACTTGGGAAGAGCTTGGAAATCCTATTCAAGGGTTATATATTCCAACTCTTTTCTCTCGGACAATGTCATTCCTCAAGGTTGGGATGCTTGGGACTTCGTCGGCCA CAGGAATCGCTTAACCTTCGCTGAGTATGAATGCAACGGATCGGGATCCGATAAATCGAACCGGGTCAAGTGGGAAAAGAACCTAAGTCCAATGGAGTTTCTCTCATTCACAAGCAATGCTTACATAGACACAGATGGGTGGATACAGAAACTACCCTTCAATGTACTGGACTAA
- the LOC140831757 gene encoding probable pectinesterase 29, translated as MSRFQLFLCVFIALFLVLPICYSKSQRNHHLHHHKNAVELPTIYVDPSGKGNYKTIQAAIDSVPSNNQNWTCIYIKQGTYREKVHIPFDKPFIYLKGEGKRKTNVIWGDYDSIATSATFTSQADNIVVKSITFVNSHNFPPTGGSGNQRRAAVAATIEGDKSVFYRCGFFGLQDTLWDVQGRHYFKLCTIQGAVDFIFGSGQSLYERCTISVTAGALNGAPGYITAQGRSSPSETNGFVFKDCNIVGSGKTYLGRPWRGFARVLFYNTSMSQIVVPEGWDAWLSVGHEYQLTYAEYNCHGLGANTTSRVKWANNMNISMLRQFATMSFIDDEGWFKDGKFKMFVPSLK; from the exons atgtcacGTTTTCAAttgtttttgtgtgtttttattgcCCTTTTCTTAGTTCTTCCAATTTGTTATTCTAAGTCACAAAGAAATCATCATCTCCATCACCATAAAAATGCTGTGGAGCTCCCAACAATTTATGTCGATCCCTCCGGGAAAGGCAATTACAAGACCATTCAAGCAGCCATCGATTCGGTCCCGTCGAACAACCAGAATTGGACCTGTATTTACATCAAACAAGGCACGTATAG GGAGAAAGTCCATATCCCTTTCGATAAACCATTCATATACCTAAAAGGTGAAGGGAAGCGAAAAACTAACGTGATTTGGGGCGATTACGATTCTATCGCGACGAGTGCTACGTTCACTTCTCAGGCAGACAACATTGTTGTCAAAAGCATAACATTTGTT AATTCTCACAACTTCCCTCCTACGGGTGGTTCGGGTAACCAGAGGAGGGCAGCCGTCGCGGCGACGATAGAAGGGGACAAATCGGTGTTTTACCGGTGTGGATTTTTTGGGTTGCAGGATACACTGTGGGATGTTCAAGGAAGACATTACTTCAAATTGTGCACTATTCAAGGGGCTGTTGATTTCATCTTTGGGTCTGGCCAATCACTTTACGAG AGATGTACTATATCAGTAACAGCAGGAGCTCTAAATGGAGCACCTGGCTACATCACAGCTCAAGGAAGATCTAGCCCAAGTGAGACGAATGGGTTCGTTTTCAAAGATTGCAACATAGTCGGCAGCGGAAAGACATATTTAGGGAGACCGTGGAGAGGGTTTGCTAGGGTTCTCTTTTACAACACTTCTATGTCTCAGATCGTCGTCCCCGAAGGATGGGATGCTTGGTTATCCGTCGGCCACGA GTACCAATTGACCTATGCCGAGTATAATTGCCACGGTTTAGGAGCAAACACTACAAGCAGAGTAAAATGGGCCAACAATATGAACATAAGTATGTTGAGACAATTTGCCACAATGTCATTCATTGACGATGAAGGTTGGTTCAAGGATGGGAAGTTTAAAATGTTTGTACCTTCGCTTAAGTAA